The Capra hircus breed San Clemente chromosome 25, ASM170441v1, whole genome shotgun sequence genome has a window encoding:
- the PRR35 gene encoding proline-rich protein 35, translating into MSREAGSCRLGPGARARARKPKKPHYIPRPWGKPYNYKCFQCPFTCLEKSHLYNHMKYSLCKDSLSLLLDSPDWACRRTPATSRPPVASPGRPADPLAPADPGARPRGARLPDAPTTPDLDLTAADVLSLRRQVGGPRQGAEGSSPGTPPPEAGDMHKGAGLEGLLAESWKSGLGGGRRSAAVVGAMGPETSVPCYPPPSSGELPEAQSLHLSLLGVNYPLGPGLFSYLGPSLAAAAHVPFLASASPLLPPAAAFPAPQPPERPALVPRLYYPLLLEHSLGLPAGKTVLAKPPVPPRGPPGALVPGLLKVPVPGLGGPWPRSTLRDPGQEEQLGRAAQSDPKRKLALGAQPEPLKAPCSRASVSAQSSLRTGPSAMLWPEDEELSDLETAGPAASLPLQPLGLALGGPGHVGGDLTRALGDCARVEQRLGQLAPAGGLAPRPLREQLGKIRRELLTIHQALARATQPSDTPLDLSVKRAPAKGHEVPAGLWAQPEQGPTLARGTPEPHSLLAAQPLTSHTTKCEADSSVPPPALPLQASEDPVIPSSWGAHGGAGGSWPPEAIPGLQSPPGAEV; encoded by the exons ATGTCCCGAGAGGCCGGCTCCTGCCGCCTGGGCCCCGGGGCGCGCGCCCGGGCGCGGAAGCCCAAGAAGCCGCACTACATCCCGCGGCCCTGGGGCAAGCCCTACAACTACAAATGCTTCCAGTGCCCCTTCACCTGCCTGGAGAAGTCCCACCTCTACAACCACATGAAGTACAGCCTCTGCAAGGACTCGCTGTCCCTCCTTCTGGACTCCCCTGACTGGGCCTGTCGCCGCACCCCGGCCACGTCCCGGCCTCCCGTGGCCAGCCCGGGCCGTCCCGCGGATCCCTTGGCCCCAGCTGACCCTGGCGCCCGGCCCCGAGGGGCGCGGCTCCCGGACGCCCCCACCACACCCGACCTGGACCTCACGGCCGCCGATGTCCTCTCCCTGCGCCGCCAGGTCGGGGGCCCCCGGCAGGGGGCTGAGGGCTCCTCCCCAGGGACACCACCCCCTGAGGCCGGGGACATGCATAAGGGTGCGGGCCTGGAGGGCCTCCTGGCTGAGTCGTGGAAGTCAGGGTTGGGCGGGGGCCGGAGGAGTGCGGCCGTGGTGGGCGCCATGGGCCCCGAGACCAGTGTTCCCTGCTATCCCCCGCCCAGCTCCGGGGAGCTCCCCGAGGCCCAGAGTCTCCACCTGTCCCTGCTGGGTGTCAACTACCCTCTTGGCCCAGGCCTCTTTTCCTACCTGGGGCCCTCCCTGGCTGCTGCCGCCCATGtgcccttcctggcctcagccagCCCCCTGCTGCCCCCAGCCGCTGCCTTCCCTGCCCCACAGCCCCCCGAACGCCCCGCCCTGGTCCCCCGCCTGTACTATCCCCTGCTGCTGGAGCACAGCCTGGGGCTGCCAGCCGGTAAGACCGTCCTTGCCAAGCCCCCTGTGCCCCCAAGAGGGCCACCTGGGGCCCTGGTCCCTGGGCTGCTGAAGGTGCCAGTGCCGGGGCTGGGTGGGCCCTGGCCCCGCAGCACTCTCAGGGACCCTGGGCAGGAAGAGCAGCTGGGGCGAGCGGCCCAGAGTGACCCCAAGAGAAAGCTGGCCCTGGGGGCCCAGCCAGAACCCCTGAAGGCCCCCTGCAGCCGAGCGAGCGTCAGTGCCCAGAGCAG CCTGCGGACCGGCCCCTCCGCGATGCTCTGGCCCGAAGACGAGGAGCTGAGCGACCTCGAGACCGCTGGCCCCGcggcctccctgcccctgcagccACTTGGCTTGGCACTGGGGGGCCCCGGGCACGTGGGCGGGGACCTGACACGGGCCCTGGGCGACTGTGCTAGGGTGGAGCAGCGCCTGGGCCAGCTGGCGCCTGCCGGGGGCCTGGCCCCACGGCCCCTGCGGGAGCAGCTGGGAAAAATCCGCCGTGAGCTGCTCACCATCCACCAGGCGCTGGCGCGGGCCACGCAGCCATCCGACACACCCCTCGACCTCTCTGTGAAGCGGGCGCCCGCCAAGGGGCATGAGGTGCCCGCGGGGCTGTGGGCGCAGCCGGAGCAGGGCCCCACACTGGCCCGGGGAACCCCGGAGCCACACAGCCTCCTGGCGGCCCAGCCTCTGACCAGCCACACCACCAAGTGTGAGGCCGACTCCAgtgtccctcccccagcccttccccTGCAGGCGTCCGAGGACCCTGTCATTCCCAGCAGCTGGGGTGCccatggtggggctgggggctcctGGCCCCCCGAGGCCATCCCGGGCCTGCAGAGCCCTCCGGGTGCCGAGGTCTGA